In Anopheles gambiae chromosome 2, idAnoGambNW_F1_1, whole genome shotgun sequence, a single window of DNA contains:
- the LOC1276927 gene encoding mitochondrial potassium channel ATP-binding subunit has product MLKLLLSPHRQCCWQGLTRSSPYSTEGRNVLLHKTVQSFGLGRSGFLQPIRNTIQRTVVRPSHTVTKTSSQGSRLIRVLLGGTVVSITLGYQYRKSFVHCEASVNRLAGQRHLVDDGAVRFDWWKFWHYLRRHLGKLIGAVMAALAVAYFNIQIPNLLGVIVNKLARYAGSSLKDINTASFFRDMRGPALQLFGMYLAQSGFTFLYILLLSQIGEQMAASIRQDLFKQIIIQDLEFFDHNRTGELVNRLTADVQDFKSSFKQCISQGLRSFAQLVGGGISLFWISPQLASIALVSVPVAVAMFSLLGRSLRHLSKKAQAQSERATSVSEEALSNIRTVRASASEYSEIELFRVETDKSAVLSQQLGAGIAVFQALSNLCLNGMVLTTLLLGGHFMSANSISAGDLMAFLVAAQGVQRSLAQGSILLGSVIRGMTAGARVFEFLSLEPRVDLKHGLIIPDSNLRGEIRFEEVQFIYPTRPNQRVLKDFNLVLRPGQTVALVGASGSGKSTVAALLERFYEPTAGRITIDGYELGHLAPSWLRGELIGFIEQQPVLFGTTIYENIRYGRPNATREEVMEAAKMSQSHEFVSRLPDGYETMVGERGIQLSGGQRQRIAIARALLKQPTILILDEATSALDAASEAVVQRALDAAVLDRTTLVIAHRLSTIRNADVIVVLDQGQIVEVGTHDSLLKAQGYYYELVKQQERQQRQEHDARSYG; this is encoded by the exons ATGCTGAAGTTGCTACTCTCCCCGCACCGACAATGTTGCTGGCAGGGACTGACTCG GTCTTCTCCATACAGCACGGAGGGAAGGAATGTGCTGCTCCACAAGACGGTTCAATCGTTCGGACTGGGGAGGAGTGGGTTCCTGCAACCGATCCGTAACACCATCCAGCGAACGGTGGTCCGGCCCTCGCACACGGTTACGAAAACCAGTTCACAGGGATCGCGACTGATAAGGGTGCTGCTGGGTGGAACGGTCGTAAGCATCACGCTGGGCTATCAGTACCGGAAGTCGTTCGTGCACTGTGAGGCGTCCGTAAACCGGCTGGCCGGCCAGCGGCACCTAGTGGACGATGGGGCGGTGCGGTTCGATTGGTGGAAGTTTTGGCATTACCTGAGGCGGCATTTGGGCAAGCTGATTGGTGCCGTTATG GCTGCTCTTGCCGTGGCATATTTCAACATTCAAATACCGAATCTGCTCGGAGTGATCGTTAACAAGCTGGCCCGGTATGCAGGCAGCAGCCTTAAAGA CATCAATACCGCAAGCTTCTTTCGGGACATGCGGGGCCCTGCGCTGCAGCTGTTCGGCATGTATCTGGCCCAGTCCGGCTTTACCTTCCTGTACATTCTGCTGCTCAGCCAGATCGGCGAGCAGATGGCGGCCAGCATCAGGCAGGACCTGTTCAAGCAGATCATCATCCAAGATCTGGAGTTTTTCGATCACAATCGTACCGGCGAGCTGGTCAACCGGCTGACCGCGGACGTGCAAGATTTCAAGTCCAGCTTCAAGCAGTGCATCTCGCAGGGTTTGCGCAGCTTCGCCCAGCTCGTCGGCGGTGGCATTTCCCTGTTCTGGATCTCGCCTCAGCTGGCCAGCATTGCGCTCGTGTCGGTCCCGGTAGCGGTGGCCATGTTTTCCCTGCTCGGGCGCTCGCTGCGCCACCTAAGCAAGAAGGCACAGGCCCAATCCGAGCGAGCCACATCGGTGAGTGAGGAGGCACTGTCGAACATTCGCACCGTACGGGCTAGTGCCAGCGAGTACAGCGAGATCGAGCTGTTCCGGGTGGAGACGGACAAATCGGCCGTCCTGTCGCAGCAGCTCGGTGCCGGCATTGCCGTCTTTCAAGCGCTCAGCAATCTGTGCCTTAACGGGATGGTGCTGACGACGCTCCTGCTCGGCGGCCACTTCATGTCGGCGAACTCCATCAGCGCGGGCGATCTGATGGCATTCCTGGTGGCGGCCCAGGGCGTTCAGCGATCGCTCGCCCAGGGCTCCATCCTGCTCGGCTCGGTCATCCGCGGCATGACGGCGGGGGCGCGTGTGTTCGAGTTCCTGAGCCTGGAGCCGCGGGTCGACCTTAAGCATGGCCTGATCATCCCGGACAGCAATCTGCGGGGCGAGATACGCTTCGAGGAAGTTCAGTTTATATATCCCACTCGGCCCAATCAGCGCGTGCTGAAGGATTTCAATCTCGTGCTTCGACCGGGCCAAACGGTGGCACTGGTGGGCGCGAGCGGGAGTGGCAAGTCGACCGTGGCGGCGCTGCTGGAACGATTCTACGAACCGACGGCCGGTCGCATCACGATCGATGGGTACGAGCTGGGTCATTTGGCGCCGAGCTGGCTGCGGGGGGAACTGATCGGCTTCATCGAGCAGCAGCCGGTCCTGTTTGGCACCACCATCTACGAAAACATTCGCTACGGCCGTCCGAATGCGACGCGGGAGGAGGTGATGGAAGCGGCCAAAATGTCACAATCGCACGAGTTCGTCAGCCGGTTGCCCGATGGGTACGAGACGATGGTGGGCGAACGAGGCATACAGCTTAGCGGGGGCCAGCGCCAGCGGATCGCGATTGCCCGGGCACTGCTGAAGCAGCCGACGATACTCATCCTGGACGAAGCGACCAGTGCGCTCGATGCGGCCAGCGAAGCGGTGGTCCAGCGTGCGCTCGATGCGGCCGTACTCGACCGGACCACGCTCGTCATTGCGCACCGCCTGTCGACGATTCGGAATGCGGACGTGATAGTGGTGCTGGATCAGGGACAGATCGTGGAGGTGGGCACGCATGACAGCTTGCTGAAGGCGCAGGGATACTATTACGAGCTGGTGAAGCAGCAGGAGCGCCAACAGCGGCAGGAGCACGATGCACGATCGTACGGTTAG